Proteins encoded by one window of Rhodamnia argentea isolate NSW1041297 chromosome 6, ASM2092103v1, whole genome shotgun sequence:
- the LOC115754357 gene encoding 3-ketoacyl-CoA synthase 20-like: MLKHILFSSFDMSTFTLEHLNLNSTGIILLCLTLILFLATLLKPKYPNKVFLLDFACHKAPDAQSCSKESVMEQAQHYGKFSDATLDFMHKTLERSGLGESTYLPEALLRQPPNPCLEEELKEAEAAMFGVVDKVLAKTGVRGDEIGVLVVNCCIFNVVPSLSSMIVNRYKLKEDVATYSLQGMGCSAGLCAIGLAKNLLQVHPNSYALVVSTENITGNAYVGNNRSMTLINCLFRVGGAAILLSNRPSDAQIAKYKLLHTVHTHTARWGRSYECIFQEEDECGQVGVTITKDLMAVAIDAIEANVTVLGRLILPVSEQILYAANWLARLFRMANVEPYMPNFTKAVDHVFPHVGGKPVLDELQKSLGLSEAHMEASRMTLYRFGNTSSSSIWYALAYAEAKGRMKRGDRAWQIAFGSGFKCSSVIWEAIRTVGGQETSNPWTDEIDGFPVATKDIEPIPYFFEPSKKKEV; encoded by the exons ATGCTCAAGCACatattgttttcttcttttgatatgTCAACCTTCACTCTTGAACATCTCAACCTCAACTCCACGGGAATTATCCTCCTATGCCTAACCCTAATCCTTTTCCTAGCGACCCTTCTCAAGCCAAAATACCCCAACAAGGTGTTCTTGCTGGACTTCGCGTGCCACAAGGCCCCCGACGCCCAATCTTGCTCGAAAGAGTCGGTCATGGAGCAGGCCCAGCACTACGGGAAATTCTCGGACGCGACCCTCGACTTCATGCACAAGACGCTGGAGCGGTCGGGGCTTGGGGAGTCGACGTACCTGCCCGAGGCTCTCCTCCGGCAACCCCCGAACCCGTGCTTGGAGGAGGAGCTGAAGGAGGCCGAGGCAGCCATGTTCGGGGTCGTCGACAAGGTGCTGGCCAAGACGGGGGTGAGAGGGGACGAGATCGGGGTGTTGGTGGTGAACTGCTGCATATTCAACGTGGTCCCGTCTCTGTCTTCCATGATAGTGAACAGGTACAAGCTCAAGGAAGATGTGGCGACTTACAGCCTTCAAGGAATGGGTTGCAGTGCTGGGCTTTGCGCCATTGGCCTCGCCAAGAATCTGCTTCAG GTGCATCCCAACTCTTATGCTCTAGTCGTAAGCACCGAGAACATCACCGGCAATGCCTACGTGGGCAATAATCGCTCCATGACCCTCATCAACTGCCTGTTCCGCGTCGGCGGGGCCGCGATTCTCCTCTCAAATCGGCCGTCCGACGCCCAGATTGCCAAGTACAAGCTCCTCCATACTGTGCACACGCACACGGCCCGCTGGGGCCGCTCCTACGAGTGCATCTTCCAGGAGGAGGATGAGTGCGGCCAAGTGGGCGTCACCATCACCAAGGACCTCATGGCAGTGGCGATCGATGCCATCGAGGCCAACGTCACCGTGCTCGGCCGCCTCATCCTCCCCGTGTCGGAGCAAATCCTCTACGCCGCGAACTGGCTGGCGAGGCTCTTCCGCATGGCCAACGTCGAGCCCTACATGCCCAACTTCACGAAGGCCGTGGACCACGTGTTCCCCCACGTGGGCGGCAAGCCGGTGCTCGACGAGCTCCAGAAGAGCCTCGGCTTGAGCGAGGCCCACATGGAGGCGTCGAGGATGACGCTGTACCGGTTCGGGAACACGTCGAGCAGCTCGATCTGGTATGCGCTGGCGTACGCCGAGGCCAAAGGGAGGATGAAGCGGGGCGACCGGGCGTGGCAGATCGCGTTCGGGTCCGGCTTCAAGTGCAGCAGCGTGATATGGGAGGCGATTAGGACCGTCGGCGGCCAGGAAACGAGCAACCCGTGGACGGACGAGATCGACGGGTTTCCCGTGGCCACAAAGGACATAGAACCAATTCCTTACTTTTTCGAGCCATCTAAGAAGAAGGAGGTATGA